In Flavobacteriales bacterium, one DNA window encodes the following:
- a CDS encoding o-succinylbenzoate synthase, protein MIRGFFFPYVLKFRKPSGTSRGILTEKKSWFLVLEDTQMNHARGIGEVGWLRGLSPEKESDIEDILADVCNSPDNPQWLQHDLLEFPSVRFALEQALLDLDKNQKGILFPSAFTRGEKAIDINGLVWMAPIEQMRAQVKEKIEQGFRCIKLKIGALDFEDEYHLLSEIRSEFTSEQIEIRVDANGAFHPDEAAGILEKLARLELHSIEQPIKQGQLKSMAELCKNTPLPIALDEELIGIAQLPQKIELLNEIQPQYIILKPSLTGGFISSEEWIALAEQKNIGWWITSALESNIGLNAIAQWTATLQNNLPQGLGTGALYTNNFESSLEVKNGQLHFHPDRKREYPFE, encoded by the coding sequence ATGATCCGCGGCTTTTTTTTCCCATATGTGCTCAAATTCAGGAAACCTTCGGGGACATCCAGAGGAATTCTTACTGAGAAAAAATCCTGGTTTCTGGTTTTAGAGGACACCCAAATGAATCACGCCAGAGGAATTGGCGAGGTGGGCTGGCTGAGGGGATTAAGTCCCGAAAAAGAATCCGACATCGAGGACATCCTTGCCGATGTATGCAACTCCCCCGACAATCCCCAATGGTTGCAACACGATTTACTGGAATTCCCTTCCGTGCGATTTGCGCTGGAGCAGGCATTGCTGGATTTGGACAAAAACCAAAAGGGCATACTTTTTCCATCTGCATTTACCCGTGGAGAAAAAGCGATTGACATCAACGGTTTGGTTTGGATGGCACCCATTGAGCAAATGCGGGCACAGGTGAAAGAAAAAATTGAACAAGGTTTTCGCTGCATTAAACTAAAAATCGGAGCGCTGGATTTTGAAGATGAATACCATCTACTTTCAGAAATTCGATCTGAATTTACCTCCGAACAAATAGAAATCCGTGTCGATGCCAATGGCGCATTTCATCCGGATGAAGCCGCCGGAATACTCGAAAAATTAGCGCGTTTAGAACTGCATTCGATTGAACAGCCCATTAAGCAGGGACAATTAAAATCCATGGCAGAACTGTGCAAAAACACACCACTGCCGATTGCACTGGATGAGGAATTGATCGGAATAGCCCAGCTTCCTCAAAAAATAGAATTGCTGAATGAAATTCAACCGCAATACATTATTTTAAAACCCTCATTAACCGGGGGATTTATTTCATCGGAAGAATGGATTGCTCTTGCTGAACAAAAAAACATTGGCTGGTGGATCACCTCTGCACTCGAATCGAATATTGGATTAAATGCAATAGCACAATGGACCGCCACGCTACAAAATAATTTACCGCAAGGACTCGGAACCGGAGCTTTATACACCAATAATTTTGAATCCTCCCTCGAGGTAAAAAACGGACAACTACATTTTCATCCGGATCGTAAACGCGAATATCCATTTGAATAA
- the hisB gene encoding bifunctional histidinol-phosphatase/imidazoleglycerol-phosphate dehydratase HisB → MKAVLFIDRDGTIIVEPPVTFQIDALDKLEFVPGVIGALADIRKNSAYVFAMVSNQDGLGTAAYPKENFEVVQQKMLKTLEGESVRFDAIHIDEHFPEDNHPNRKPGIGMLSQYFSGDYDLKNSFVIGDRNTDILLAKNLGCKAIFIRNYDQVDPSLREYVALETSDWNEVRRFLCQPSRSIHHQRKTKETDIHINLNLDGTGEVEISTGLGFFDHMLEQIARHGLLDLKLKAKGDLHIDEHHTIEDVGIALGEAFYLALGDKRGIERYGFCLPMDDCLAQVALDFGGRAWIEWKADFKREKVGDMPTEMFFHFFKSFSDAAKCNLNIQAEGVNEHHKIEAIFKAFAKAIKMAVKKDQNKLVLPSTKGIL, encoded by the coding sequence ATGAAAGCTGTGTTATTTATCGATCGCGACGGCACCATTATCGTGGAGCCTCCTGTAACGTTTCAGATTGACGCTCTGGACAAACTTGAATTTGTTCCCGGGGTAATCGGTGCACTGGCCGATATTCGTAAGAATAGCGCTTACGTGTTTGCCATGGTGAGTAATCAGGATGGATTGGGCACGGCGGCTTATCCAAAAGAAAATTTTGAAGTGGTGCAGCAAAAGATGTTGAAGACACTGGAAGGAGAGTCGGTCCGTTTCGATGCGATTCATATTGATGAACATTTTCCGGAGGACAATCACCCAAACCGCAAACCCGGAATTGGAATGTTATCGCAATATTTTTCCGGCGATTACGATTTAAAAAACAGTTTTGTAATTGGCGACCGCAATACCGATATTCTTTTAGCAAAAAACCTGGGTTGTAAAGCCATTTTCATTCGTAATTACGATCAGGTGGATCCTTCACTTCGTGAATATGTTGCATTGGAGACTTCCGATTGGAATGAAGTTCGCAGGTTTTTATGCCAACCATCCAGAAGCATCCACCATCAGCGCAAAACGAAAGAAACGGACATTCACATTAACTTAAATCTCGATGGCACGGGTGAAGTGGAAATTTCTACCGGACTCGGTTTTTTTGATCACATGTTGGAACAAATTGCCCGTCACGGATTACTTGATTTAAAATTAAAAGCAAAAGGTGATTTACACATTGATGAACATCACACCATAGAAGATGTTGGTATTGCCCTGGGAGAAGCCTTTTATCTCGCACTGGGTGATAAACGCGGAATTGAACGTTATGGTTTTTGTTTGCCGATGGATGATTGTTTAGCACAGGTTGCACTGGATTTTGGAGGACGAGCCTGGATAGAATGGAAAGCCGATTTTAAGCGCGAAAAAGTGGGAGACATGCCAACGGAAATGTTTTTCCATTTTTTTAAATCCTTTAGCGATGCGGCAAAATGTAATTTGAACATTCAGGCAGAAGGCGTAAATGAACATCATAAAATTGAAGCCATCTTTAAAGCATTTGCTAAAGCCATAAAAATGGCCGTGAAAAAAGATCAGAATAAATTAGTTCTGCCCAGTACCAAAGGGATATTGTAA
- a CDS encoding acyltransferase, translating into MNRLHNLDYLRGIAAFGIMLYHYLSWTYGNFESKSFMGRVGVYGVSIFYVLSGLTLYHVYIQRMVPNREDLFQFAKKRFFRIFPLLWLATIASVLLKREIPNWENLFLNLSGLFGFVKWDTYFSTGVWSIGNELVFYVFFPFFIYFSKNNKSVFYLISALIFLIYLQFAFSILSPEKTITEQWRNYVNPLNQVFLFLGGYLIGFLSEKKEIRNEYSWLFMIGGLALFTAYPSYGDNIYLVTGYNRLIFTLSCFMMVLGIYKVKGQLPKNLHTPLSWLGEASYSVYLLHPIVFSLSGIALKMILCKLGMPDLIRFNWLIAIPVSLVMSYFVYHYFEKYFMKLGHRSKSK; encoded by the coding sequence ATGAACCGTTTACACAATCTCGATTACCTCAGAGGCATTGCAGCATTTGGAATAATGCTGTACCATTATTTGTCGTGGACCTACGGAAATTTCGAATCGAAATCGTTTATGGGTCGTGTGGGTGTTTACGGTGTTTCCATTTTTTATGTGCTTAGCGGTTTAACACTTTATCATGTGTACATCCAACGCATGGTTCCTAACCGGGAAGATCTTTTTCAGTTTGCTAAAAAACGATTCTTCCGGATTTTCCCTTTGCTATGGTTGGCTACCATTGCAAGCGTTTTATTAAAACGAGAAATACCCAATTGGGAAAATTTGTTTTTAAATCTGAGCGGATTATTTGGATTTGTAAAATGGGACACCTACTTCTCCACCGGAGTGTGGTCCATCGGAAATGAACTGGTCTTCTATGTGTTTTTCCCTTTTTTCATTTATTTCAGCAAAAACAACAAATCCGTTTTTTATCTGATCAGCGCACTCATTTTTCTGATCTATCTCCAGTTTGCGTTTTCAATTCTGAGTCCCGAAAAAACCATCACCGAACAATGGCGCAACTATGTAAATCCCTTGAACCAGGTATTTCTGTTTTTAGGTGGTTATCTGATTGGTTTTCTCAGCGAGAAAAAAGAAATTCGAAATGAATACAGCTGGTTATTCATGATTGGAGGTTTAGCATTGTTTACTGCATATCCTTCGTATGGCGATAACATTTATCTGGTTACCGGTTACAATCGGCTGATTTTTACCTTAAGCTGTTTTATGATGGTGCTGGGTATTTATAAAGTAAAAGGTCAGCTCCCAAAAAATCTTCATACTCCGCTCAGCTGGTTGGGAGAAGCCAGTTATTCTGTTTATCTCTTACACCCTATCGTATTTAGTTTATCAGGTATTGCGTTAAAAATGATTCTCTGCAAATTAGGCATGCCGGATTTAATCCGTTTCAATTGGCTGATTGCAATTCCCGTTTCACTGGTGATGAGTTATTTCGTGTATCACTATTTTGAAAAATACTTTATGAAATTGGGACATCGCTCCAAATCAAAATAG
- a CDS encoding T9SS type A sorting domain-containing protein, with amino-acid sequence MKKIAFLLLFLPALVQAQDQSGHCSHVKSFQNQQLRSNTFSISQIAETERYDVHFYFLDLAMTNTSTTLSGATEIHASANEDLDSALIEFFSSFTITGMFVDGNPVSYSRINTAIKIPVNKLQNENFIIRVEYNGTPPTAQTNPLGGGGMTNAFSPSWGNQVTWSLSEPFAAYEWFPCKQSLKDKADSCEVWITVPNACKAGSNGLLQQVVDLGNGTSRYEWKHRHPIDYYLISVSVAEYIEYNVTAYPAGSGPVLIQNYIYNNPGTLPNFQADIDETADFIVLYDVLFGPYPFADEKYGHCMAPISGGMEHQTMTTQGFFSNTLTCHELAHQWFGDQVTCASWCDIWVNEGFASYSEYLMLENLYPGQQIMDMANRHQNIKSQPGGSVWVLDSLNDASIFDGRLVYDKGAAIIHTLRFLMNDDTDFFNTLKQYQIDFKDSVATGLDFIHVAETVSGLDFTNFMQEWYFGEGFPTYQVRWNKSGNDMHVQITHSTSASGVTPTFTNDLELKFSRTSLPDTIIRFQIASNMEQFLIPNVPSFASVNGIDPNNWIINGTGSITNDANLFVGIQEADHSSPELLIYPNPNNGIFTIETTSAEQNKIEIFDTRSRLVYSGVFTGKTVVDLSNYSKGAYLIQLSNSKENRIIRRVIRN; translated from the coding sequence ATGAAAAAAATAGCCTTTTTATTGCTTTTTCTTCCTGCGCTTGTACAGGCACAAGATCAAAGCGGACATTGCTCGCATGTAAAATCGTTTCAAAATCAGCAATTGCGGAGTAATACTTTCAGTATTTCTCAAATAGCAGAAACTGAACGATACGATGTTCATTTTTATTTTCTCGATTTGGCAATGACCAACACCAGCACCACCCTTTCCGGCGCAACTGAAATTCACGCCAGTGCCAATGAGGATTTGGATTCTGCTTTAATAGAATTTTTCAGTTCGTTTACCATAACAGGAATGTTTGTCGACGGAAATCCGGTTTCTTATTCGAGAATAAATACGGCCATTAAAATTCCGGTGAATAAATTGCAGAATGAGAACTTTATTATTCGCGTAGAATACAATGGAACTCCTCCTACAGCGCAAACTAATCCACTTGGCGGAGGCGGAATGACCAATGCATTTTCTCCTTCCTGGGGAAATCAGGTCACCTGGAGTTTATCGGAACCATTTGCTGCTTATGAATGGTTTCCTTGCAAGCAATCGTTAAAAGATAAAGCAGACAGTTGTGAAGTTTGGATCACCGTTCCCAATGCCTGCAAAGCCGGTTCTAATGGATTATTGCAACAGGTGGTTGATCTGGGCAACGGAACTTCCCGCTACGAATGGAAACATCGTCACCCGATCGACTATTATTTAATTTCCGTTTCTGTTGCTGAATACATTGAGTACAACGTAACCGCATACCCTGCAGGATCAGGTCCGGTTTTAATTCAGAATTATATTTACAATAATCCCGGTACACTACCCAATTTCCAGGCGGATATCGACGAGACCGCAGATTTCATTGTGCTCTATGATGTATTGTTCGGTCCATATCCATTTGCCGATGAAAAATACGGTCACTGCATGGCTCCAATCAGTGGTGGTATGGAACATCAAACCATGACTACCCAGGGATTTTTCAGCAATACACTTACTTGTCACGAATTAGCACATCAATGGTTTGGCGATCAGGTAACTTGTGCCTCCTGGTGCGATATCTGGGTAAATGAAGGATTTGCTTCCTATTCGGAATACCTGATGCTGGAAAATTTATATCCGGGTCAGCAAATCATGGATATGGCGAATCGTCATCAAAACATCAAATCGCAACCCGGCGGTTCGGTTTGGGTGTTGGACTCCCTCAATGATGCAAGTATTTTCGACGGACGATTAGTGTATGACAAAGGCGCTGCGATCATTCATACTTTGCGCTTTTTAATGAACGACGATACCGATTTTTTCAATACGCTGAAGCAATATCAAATCGATTTTAAAGATTCAGTAGCTACAGGTTTGGATTTTATTCATGTGGCAGAAACGGTGAGTGGACTCGACTTTACCAATTTTATGCAGGAATGGTATTTTGGAGAAGGATTTCCAACCTATCAGGTTCGCTGGAATAAAAGTGGAAACGACATGCATGTTCAAATTACCCACAGCACCTCTGCTTCCGGAGTTACTCCAACATTTACCAATGATCTTGAATTAAAATTCAGCAGAACATCATTGCCGGACACCATCATTCGTTTTCAGATTGCCTCCAACATGGAACAATTCCTCATTCCGAATGTTCCTTCTTTTGCATCCGTAAACGGCATTGATCCCAACAACTGGATTATTAATGGAACGGGAAGCATTACCAATGATGCCAACTTATTTGTGGGTATTCAGGAAGCAGACCATTCATCTCCTGAACTTTTAATTTATCCGAATCCGAATAATGGAATTTTCACTATTGAAACAACTTCGGCCGAACAAAATAAAATTGAAATATTCGATACCCGCAGTCGACTTGTTTACAGTGGTGTTTTCACCGGTAAAACGGTGGTTGACCTGAGTAATTATTCAAAAGGAGCCTATCTCATTCAATTGAGTAATTCCAAAGAAAACAGAATCATCCGCAGAGTGATCCGCAACTGA
- a CDS encoding STAS/SEC14 domain-containing protein, whose amino-acid sequence MKQDLIQGTIADYQLLDNGILISYSKNIQRTVSLIDENVALVKKITGGKPVPLLIHLTKSPVPDKATRQHSSKKVAEIYSAMAMVSKPGLSQLVMKMVFALQNPPIPMKSFTNEQEAMKWLLSLKHKVQG is encoded by the coding sequence ATGAAACAGGATTTAATACAGGGGACCATAGCAGATTATCAACTTCTCGATAACGGAATTTTAATTTCTTATTCGAAAAACATTCAACGTACGGTTTCGCTTATAGATGAAAATGTAGCGCTGGTTAAAAAAATTACAGGCGGAAAACCGGTTCCTTTGTTAATCCACTTAACTAAATCGCCTGTTCCCGACAAAGCAACACGCCAACACTCTTCGAAAAAAGTGGCAGAGATTTATTCCGCCATGGCCATGGTATCCAAACCAGGATTATCTCAATTGGTTATGAAAATGGTATTTGCTTTACAAAATCCACCTATCCCCATGAAATCATTTACCAATGAGCAAGAAGCAATGAAATGGCTGCTTAGTCTAAAGCACAAAGTTCAAGGATAA
- a CDS encoding TIGR03067 domain-containing protein, whose protein sequence is MKNRTAFLLFILLIWSCATQPKSQLQTLQGTWIPVRQEFQGNDVPPSYYANQSLTIKDSTYVVKAEDTDKGIIRVNGNTMDIIGKEGPNTDLHFKALYKIENEHLIIIYELSGSGYPSEFITKDFPTRYLIEFKRKE, encoded by the coding sequence ATGAAAAATCGAACTGCATTCCTGCTTTTTATTCTATTGATTTGGTCATGCGCCACACAACCGAAAAGTCAACTACAAACGCTACAGGGAACCTGGATTCCCGTAAGGCAGGAATTTCAGGGGAATGATGTGCCGCCTTCTTATTACGCCAATCAGTCGCTCACCATTAAGGATAGCACCTATGTGGTAAAAGCAGAAGATACCGATAAGGGAATTATCAGAGTAAATGGAAATACAATGGATATTATAGGAAAGGAGGGGCCCAATACCGACCTGCATTTTAAAGCGCTCTATAAAATAGAAAATGAACATTTAATCATCATCTATGAATTGAGTGGTTCAGGATATCCTTCGGAATTTATCACCAAAGATTTTCCTACCCGATACCTGATTGAGTTTAAACGAAAAGAATGA